A portion of the Sphaerochaeta pleomorpha str. Grapes genome contains these proteins:
- a CDS encoding branched-chain amino acid ABC transporter permease codes for MGIAEFFQHLMNGLTLGGIYALIALGYTMVYGILKFINFAHGDILMVGAYIGLFVFDGLRGSAPLGTWTFVSFFIAMLVSMASCALLGMAIERIAYKPLRKATRLAPLLSAIGVSFILSNSAAWMFGTQSRKLNYPFDNTPIDIHGVVITPHQILILVVSLVMMIALKMFVDRSRMGKAMRATSLDQDTAMLMGINVNQVISLTFAIGSALAATGGMLIALDYKVYPTMGTMIGLKAFVAAVLGGIGNISGAMFGGILLGLLETFGVAVFGIPTGLKDTIAFGVLIIILLVKPEGLFGKVEKEKV; via the coding sequence GTGGGAATCGCTGAATTTTTCCAACATCTGATGAATGGCCTGACACTTGGTGGCATCTATGCCCTTATCGCACTAGGTTACACTATGGTGTATGGCATTCTCAAATTCATTAACTTCGCCCATGGTGATATTCTCATGGTTGGAGCCTACATCGGGCTTTTTGTATTCGATGGGCTCAGGGGAAGTGCCCCGTTAGGGACATGGACCTTCGTTTCTTTCTTCATAGCCATGCTCGTCAGTATGGCAAGTTGCGCTTTGCTCGGAATGGCAATTGAGCGTATAGCCTACAAACCCCTGAGAAAAGCAACCAGATTGGCTCCGCTTCTCAGCGCAATCGGTGTTTCGTTCATCCTTTCAAACAGTGCAGCCTGGATGTTCGGTACCCAGTCACGGAAACTGAACTATCCGTTTGACAATACTCCCATTGATATTCACGGGGTTGTAATAACTCCTCACCAGATATTGATACTTGTAGTTTCCCTCGTCATGATGATTGCCCTGAAAATGTTTGTAGACAGGTCGAGGATGGGAAAAGCCATGAGGGCTACCAGTCTTGACCAGGATACTGCGATGCTCATGGGTATCAACGTAAACCAGGTAATCAGTTTGACCTTCGCCATCGGAAGCGCCTTGGCGGCAACAGGCGGAATGCTTATCGCCCTGGACTACAAAGTCTACCCGACCATGGGAACCATGATTGGTTTGAAAGCGTTTGTCGCCGCAGTACTCGGAGGTATCGGAAATATTTCAGGGGCTATGTTCGGTGGAATTCTCCTGGGCCTTTTGGAAACGTTCGGGGTAGCAGTTTTCGGAATTCCTACCGGATTGAAAGACACGATCGCCTTTGGCGTACTCATCATAATACTGCTGGTCAAACCCGAAGGTCTGTTCGGCAAAGTTGAAAAGGAGAAGGTATAA
- a CDS encoding branched-chain amino acid ABC transporter permease has protein sequence MLNFFLLILIYSGIYALMAIGQNVITGYGGMLALCQAGFFAIGSYATAILSANYGWSFWATLPVAALISAFFGLLIGLPTLRLKGDYLAIATLGFGEIVRNVLNNWDSLTNGPMGIQKIPMPTIFGFTINPYKKWAFLLMVIIFVAIASFLFQRLARSRMGRALTAVREDEIAAQSMGINITKYKVYAFVLGASVAGIAGSLQAVFSLSVTPGTYTFMVSVMVLCMVVLGGMGNFKAAIIGAFIIQMISYFPQLTGLSGVIPPQFKQILFGLILVVMMIWRPQGILGREEHSYGRGHGHKGGSK, from the coding sequence ATGCTTAACTTTTTCCTGTTAATACTCATTTACTCAGGAATCTATGCCCTTATGGCTATTGGGCAGAACGTAATAACCGGTTATGGGGGGATGCTTGCCCTTTGCCAGGCAGGTTTCTTTGCAATCGGAAGTTATGCCACCGCTATTCTTTCGGCCAATTACGGTTGGTCCTTCTGGGCTACATTGCCTGTTGCAGCCTTGATCAGCGCTTTCTTTGGCTTGCTGATCGGATTGCCGACTTTACGCCTGAAAGGTGACTATCTTGCCATCGCTACCCTTGGGTTTGGTGAAATCGTAAGAAACGTGCTGAATAACTGGGATTCGCTCACTAACGGACCGATGGGAATCCAAAAAATCCCCATGCCTACCATTTTTGGATTTACGATTAATCCCTATAAGAAATGGGCTTTCCTGTTGATGGTTATCATCTTTGTAGCCATTGCATCCTTTCTTTTCCAAAGACTCGCCCGTTCCCGTATGGGACGTGCTTTGACCGCCGTACGTGAAGACGAGATCGCAGCCCAGTCGATGGGCATAAACATTACCAAGTACAAGGTCTATGCCTTCGTACTCGGGGCTTCCGTAGCAGGTATTGCCGGTTCGCTCCAGGCTGTCTTTTCCCTTTCGGTTACACCGGGGACCTATACATTCATGGTTTCGGTCATGGTCCTGTGTATGGTCGTACTTGGGGGAATGGGTAATTTCAAGGCGGCTATCATTGGGGCTTTCATTATCCAGATGATCAGTTATTTCCCGCAGCTCACAGGGCTTTCGGGTGTTATTCCCCCACAGTTCAAGCAGATTCTTTTCGGCTTGATTCTTGTCGTCATGATGATATGGCGTCCGCAGGGTATCCTTGGAAGGGAGGAACACTCCTATGGAAGGGGACATGGCCATAAGGGAGGTTCCAAATGA
- a CDS encoding ABC transporter ATP-binding protein — protein sequence MTILETEGLTREYGGVIAVSKVDFQVESGLITGLIGPNGAGKTTLFNNMTGLDTPTAGKVFFNNKDITGYPAHKICRMGIARTFQNIRLFKELSVIENVMIGRHFKTGKDANKGRFLNSLKSYVYLRQEEEEIYEKADSWLDFFDMGSLKNELAKNLPYGHQRELEIARALATEPKLLFLDEPAAGMNPQETDHLMNTIRKIRDLGITIVLIEHDMKLVMNICDTITVLNYGQKLAQGTPMQIKHDPGVIEAYLGKEEE from the coding sequence ATGACGATTTTGGAAACTGAAGGACTCACAAGGGAATATGGCGGAGTCATTGCCGTAAGCAAAGTCGACTTTCAGGTAGAATCAGGTCTGATTACCGGGCTCATAGGACCTAATGGCGCTGGAAAAACCACCCTGTTCAATAACATGACAGGTCTGGATACTCCTACTGCCGGTAAAGTATTCTTCAACAACAAAGATATAACCGGGTATCCTGCCCATAAGATCTGTCGCATGGGAATTGCCCGTACTTTTCAGAATATCCGTCTTTTCAAAGAATTGTCAGTAATCGAGAATGTTATGATCGGACGACACTTCAAGACAGGAAAAGATGCTAACAAGGGTAGGTTTCTCAATTCTTTAAAAAGCTATGTCTACTTGAGACAAGAAGAAGAGGAAATCTACGAAAAGGCCGATTCCTGGCTCGATTTCTTTGATATGGGTTCCTTGAAAAACGAACTGGCAAAGAATCTTCCCTATGGGCATCAGCGGGAACTGGAAATAGCAAGGGCATTGGCTACCGAGCCGAAACTGTTGTTTCTTGATGAGCCGGCTGCAGGGATGAACCCACAGGAAACTGACCATTTGATGAACACGATCCGTAAAATCCGTGACCTTGGGATTACTATAGTACTCATTGAACATGACATGAAACTCGTTATGAATATCTGTGATACCATTACCGTTCTCAACTACGGTCAGAAGCTTGCCCAGGGGACACCTATGCAGATCAAGCATGATCCGGGAGTAATCGAGGCCTATCTCGGAAAGGAAGAAGAATGA
- a CDS encoding ABC transporter ATP-binding protein: MSELLNINDISVSYGNIKALQNVSMHVNQGDIVCLIGANGSGKSTLLKAIVGQEPLDTGSITFDGEEICQAKYPLEGKKKHKALTTDIIVSRGIALVPEGRRVFADMTVEENLDMGAFMVRDDKLIAERKESMYDFFPILGARRRQKTRSLSGGEQQMMAIARALMSAPRMILLDEPGLGLAPLVIADIFGKIEFINKQDNVTVFLVEQNARMALKASTEGYVMENGRIVLSDKSSALLANEKVRAAYLGE, from the coding sequence ATGAGTGAATTGCTGAACATCAATGACATATCTGTTTCATATGGAAATATCAAAGCCTTGCAGAATGTGAGCATGCATGTAAACCAAGGTGATATCGTTTGTCTCATCGGCGCCAATGGAAGTGGGAAAAGTACCCTTTTGAAGGCAATTGTTGGACAGGAACCGTTGGATACAGGATCTATTACGTTCGATGGCGAAGAGATTTGCCAGGCAAAGTATCCTTTGGAAGGAAAGAAAAAACACAAAGCCCTTACTACAGACATCATAGTTTCCAGGGGTATCGCACTGGTTCCTGAAGGCCGAAGGGTTTTCGCCGATATGACAGTAGAGGAAAATCTCGACATGGGTGCTTTTATGGTTCGCGACGATAAGCTTATCGCCGAACGCAAGGAATCTATGTACGATTTCTTTCCTATCCTTGGGGCTCGCAGAAGGCAGAAGACCCGCTCCCTCTCTGGTGGTGAACAGCAGATGATGGCCATTGCCCGCGCCTTGATGAGTGCCCCCCGCATGATTTTGCTTGATGAGCCGGGTCTCGGCCTTGCACCCCTGGTCATTGCCGATATCTTTGGTAAAATCGAATTTATCAACAAACAGGACAATGTGACTGTTTTCCTCGTTGAGCAGAATGCAAGGATGGCTCTCAAAGCCTCCACCGAGGGATATGTCATGGAGAATGGACGAATTGTACTCAGTGACAAATCCTCCGCTTTGCTCGCAAACGAAAAGGTCAGGGCAGCCTATCTTGGCGAATAA
- a CDS encoding CBS and ACT domain-containing protein, giving the protein MIIERRMTRNPVTATPDMSVAEASALMKREKVHRLPVLDKDKKLVGIITEKDILYASPSPATSLSIHEMAYLLSKLTVKKLMSKNVVTITKDTTVEEAARMMVDQDLSCLPVMEGDSLIGIVSKSDMFKILLELFGARHFGVRLSFLVQDKPGTIAKISQALSEQGIDIITFGTFMGTDPTNAICTIKVQGAPMSKVVEIVKPFVSQLLDVREV; this is encoded by the coding sequence ATGATTATCGAAAGAAGAATGACTCGCAACCCTGTTACAGCTACTCCGGATATGTCTGTAGCCGAAGCTTCTGCCTTGATGAAACGGGAAAAAGTCCATCGGTTGCCTGTCCTTGATAAGGATAAAAAACTCGTGGGCATTATTACCGAGAAGGATATTCTCTATGCTTCTCCTTCCCCTGCAACAAGTCTTTCCATTCATGAGATGGCCTATCTTCTTAGCAAGCTTACGGTCAAGAAATTGATGAGCAAGAATGTCGTTACCATAACTAAAGATACAACCGTGGAGGAGGCTGCCCGAATGATGGTTGACCAGGACCTCTCCTGTCTACCGGTCATGGAAGGCGACAGCCTTATAGGTATTGTCAGCAAGAGCGATATGTTCAAGATATTGCTTGAATTGTTCGGTGCACGTCATTTTGGGGTCAGACTCTCATTTTTGGTCCAGGATAAACCTGGGACTATTGCCAAGATTTCCCAGGCGCTCAGTGAGCAAGGCATAGATATCATTACGTTCGGCACCTTTATGGGGACCGATCCTACCAACGCCATATGTACGATTAAAGTCCAGGGAGCTCCGATGAGCAAAGTCGTTGAAATCGTAAAACCCTTTGTTTCTCAACTTCTGGATGTCAGGGAGGTCTAA
- a CDS encoding Smr/MutS family protein, with amino-acid sequence MAKKKKIVVLKKTAGDSRLPVDNDAFLPFEGIKKVVPEKIKQPEKKKVVVERKEPAVVGYDPHANFGDILSAWESTGELSGVTKRMKSDSKIIGNKPFSEIFAEWEGEKTVAKEKKVEPIKKSKAYVPAKSFSDILDQYEGGKPKKVKPVEVKPEVKPAPDKVAVSTEIIKQALEDKLESDSEKQSIVSWSFADTYRKWNEVSDEQKALEKSKKEKHGTKPVIDGISNLRAMEPQATLDLHGMKVTEAETACANFLKESAEKHLQKISIIPGKGLHNGNGVSLLKDVALSQIRLSGVVREAYSPKACYGGSGAIWIILKGK; translated from the coding sequence ATGGCCAAAAAAAAGAAAATAGTTGTCCTAAAAAAGACGGCTGGTGACAGCCGTCTTCCTGTCGATAACGATGCCTTCCTTCCTTTTGAAGGGATTAAAAAGGTAGTCCCGGAGAAAATCAAACAACCGGAAAAGAAAAAAGTGGTAGTCGAGCGCAAGGAACCCGCGGTCGTAGGATATGATCCCCACGCCAATTTTGGGGATATCCTTTCGGCGTGGGAATCGACAGGGGAACTCTCAGGTGTCACCAAGCGCATGAAAAGCGATAGCAAAATCATTGGCAATAAGCCTTTCTCAGAAATATTTGCAGAATGGGAAGGCGAGAAAACCGTTGCTAAAGAGAAAAAGGTGGAACCCATCAAAAAAAGCAAAGCCTATGTCCCTGCAAAGTCTTTCTCGGATATCCTTGACCAGTACGAAGGGGGGAAGCCGAAGAAAGTCAAACCTGTCGAGGTGAAGCCTGAAGTGAAACCTGCCCCTGATAAAGTAGCTGTGAGTACAGAGATTATTAAACAGGCCCTGGAAGACAAACTGGAATCTGATAGCGAAAAGCAAAGCATCGTTTCCTGGTCTTTTGCCGATACCTACCGCAAATGGAATGAAGTTTCCGATGAGCAGAAAGCACTGGAAAAATCCAAAAAGGAAAAGCATGGGACAAAACCTGTAATTGATGGGATATCGAATCTGCGGGCCATGGAACCCCAGGCAACTTTGGATTTGCATGGCATGAAAGTGACCGAGGCAGAGACTGCCTGTGCGAATTTTCTCAAGGAAAGTGCGGAGAAACACCTCCAGAAAATCAGCATCATTCCCGGAAAAGGTTTGCATAATGGAAATGGCGTATCCTTGTTAAAAGACGTGGCATTGTCCCAGATTCGCCTCAGTGGGGTAGTGAGGGAAGCCTACAGCCCTAAGGCCTGTTATGGTGGAAGCGGTGCTATCTGGATAATCCTGAAGGGAAAATAG
- the infA gene encoding translation initiation factor IF-1: MAKEEAIEVEGVVREALPNTMFRVELQNQHVILAHLSGKMRKHYIRIVPGDTVRVALSPYDLTKGRIIYRER, encoded by the coding sequence GTGGCCAAAGAAGAAGCGATAGAAGTGGAAGGTGTCGTACGCGAAGCCCTTCCCAATACGATGTTCCGTGTGGAACTTCAGAACCAACATGTAATCCTTGCCCATCTCTCGGGCAAAATGCGCAAACACTATATCAGGATTGTCCCTGGTGATACCGTGCGTGTAGCTCTTTCCCCGTACGATCTTACCAAAGGCCGTATCATTTACAGGGAACGGTAA
- a CDS encoding sodium-dependent transporter, giving the protein MERKRETLKSRLGFILLSAGCAIGLGNVWRFPYITGRYGGAAFVLIYLLFLIIMGLPIMVMEFSIGRASKQNIGLALKTLEPKHTKWHIYGPIAIIGNYVLMIFYTTISGWLISYFFYSLRGDFSGLDTAGVGQVFTTLLQSPWKMIFWMVLATLLGFLPVAKGLQNGVEKISKWIMSGLLALILLLAINSLTLKGGSQGLRFYLLPDFKRMTETGLFSAIYAAMGQAFFTLSIGIGSISIFGSYIGRDKTLTGESVRVIALDTFVALCSGLIIFPACSAFAVEPNAGPSLIFITLPNIFNQMAGGRVWGSLFFAFMSFAALSTLIAVFENIVSYWIDVHHVERKKACLYNGIVIAALSLPCILGFNVLAGFQPFGPGSGILDLEDFIVSSTLLPLGSLIFTIFCCTRYGWGWNNFISEADAGSGLKFPKVLKFYFQWILPALILVLFTKGYWDIFVR; this is encoded by the coding sequence ATGGAAAGGAAAAGAGAAACGCTGAAAAGCAGACTCGGATTCATCCTGTTGTCAGCAGGATGTGCGATTGGGTTGGGAAATGTCTGGAGATTTCCCTACATAACAGGACGCTACGGCGGAGCAGCTTTTGTCTTGATCTATCTGTTGTTCCTTATCATTATGGGTTTGCCGATTATGGTCATGGAATTCTCAATCGGCAGGGCAAGCAAACAGAATATCGGCTTGGCTCTCAAAACCTTGGAACCAAAGCATACAAAATGGCATATCTATGGTCCGATTGCTATTATCGGAAATTATGTTTTGATGATATTCTATACGACTATCTCCGGGTGGCTTATTTCCTACTTCTTCTACTCACTCAGAGGCGATTTCTCAGGACTTGATACAGCAGGGGTCGGACAAGTTTTCACCACGTTGCTGCAGTCCCCTTGGAAAATGATCTTCTGGATGGTCTTGGCAACGCTGCTTGGGTTCCTTCCTGTTGCCAAAGGATTGCAGAACGGAGTCGAAAAGATATCCAAGTGGATAATGTCAGGTTTGCTGGCTTTGATACTCCTGCTTGCCATCAACAGCCTTACCTTGAAAGGCGGTTCACAAGGGTTGAGATTCTATCTGCTTCCCGACTTCAAGCGTATGACGGAAACAGGGCTCTTCTCTGCAATATATGCAGCCATGGGACAGGCTTTCTTTACCCTAAGTATTGGTATTGGTTCCATTTCAATCTTCGGCTCATACATTGGGCGTGATAAAACCCTCACCGGTGAATCTGTTCGGGTTATTGCACTGGACACCTTTGTGGCACTCTGCAGCGGCCTCATCATTTTCCCCGCCTGTTCTGCTTTTGCAGTTGAACCGAATGCAGGACCCTCCTTGATATTCATAACCTTGCCCAATATTTTCAACCAGATGGCCGGGGGAAGGGTCTGGGGATCCTTGTTCTTTGCCTTCATGAGCTTTGCAGCTTTGAGTACTCTGATTGCGGTATTTGAAAACATTGTCAGTTACTGGATAGATGTACACCATGTTGAAAGGAAAAAAGCTTGCTTATATAACGGCATTGTAATTGCAGCCCTATCACTTCCCTGCATCCTTGGGTTCAATGTACTAGCCGGCTTTCAGCCCTTTGGGCCTGGGTCTGGAATCCTAGACTTAGAGGACTTCATCGTGAGCTCAACCCTGCTTCCCTTGGGTTCTTTGATTTTCACCATCTTTTGTTGCACCAGGTATGGTTGGGGTTGGAATAATTTTATCAGTGAAGCCGACGCAGGAAGCGGGTTGAAATTCCCGAAAGTCTTGAAATTCTATTTCCAATGGATTTTGCCTGCACTCATCCTTGTCTTGTTTACCAAAGGATATTGGGATATATTTGTAAGGTAG
- a CDS encoding glycine hydroxymethyltransferase, producing MAKKSALESYLEQSKKIDAGMVAYVASLQEVSQVAPAVASRIVHELADQRTHLKLIASENFSSLNTQLAMGNLLTDKYSEGYPYHRFYAGCDNVDSIEALACEKACELFGADHAYVQPHSGADANLCAYWAILNAKIQVPALEEIGITNPSDLSRVQWDSVRAKLGNQRILGLDYYSGGHLTHGYRQNVSAQMFDAYSYSVDKETGLLDYDAIEKQAEEVKPLILLAGYSAYPRKINFKRMSEIAHKVGAVFMVDMAHFAGLVAGKVFTGEFEPVYWADVVTTTTHKTLRGPRGGMILCKEAYSESVDKGCPLVIGGPLPHVMAAKAVAFCEALDDSFKLYAQKIVENSKALAEACLAEGIPVATGGSDNHLMLLDVTSFGLNGRQAESALRECGVTLNRNALPFDPNGPWYTSGLRIGTPAVTTLGMGKEEMKEIASIIALVLKNTRPARITKGEKAGQASKAKTVTDPAVIKEAGERVVALLETFKLYPQLDLEFLQEFFPLDNK from the coding sequence ATGGCCAAGAAATCTGCTCTGGAATCGTATTTGGAACAATCCAAAAAGATTGATGCAGGGATGGTAGCATATGTTGCTTCTCTCCAGGAAGTATCACAGGTTGCACCAGCGGTAGCAAGTCGAATCGTTCATGAACTGGCAGACCAGAGAACTCATTTGAAGTTGATTGCCAGTGAGAACTTTTCATCCTTGAATACTCAGCTGGCTATGGGAAATCTACTTACTGATAAATATAGTGAAGGGTATCCCTATCATAGGTTTTATGCAGGTTGCGATAACGTAGACTCCATCGAAGCCCTTGCTTGTGAGAAGGCATGTGAACTTTTTGGTGCGGATCATGCCTATGTACAACCCCATAGCGGAGCCGATGCGAACCTTTGTGCCTATTGGGCCATCCTCAACGCAAAGATTCAGGTTCCAGCTCTCGAGGAAATCGGAATTACCAACCCCAGCGACCTGAGTCGTGTCCAATGGGACTCTGTACGTGCAAAACTAGGCAACCAGAGGATTCTTGGCCTCGATTACTACAGCGGCGGACATCTTACCCATGGGTATCGCCAGAATGTATCGGCCCAGATGTTTGATGCCTATAGCTATTCGGTAGACAAAGAAACCGGCCTTCTTGACTATGATGCCATCGAAAAACAGGCTGAGGAAGTCAAACCCTTGATTCTCCTTGCCGGTTATAGCGCTTATCCACGAAAAATCAATTTCAAGAGAATGTCTGAAATCGCCCATAAAGTTGGGGCTGTCTTCATGGTGGATATGGCCCATTTTGCAGGCCTTGTTGCAGGTAAAGTATTTACCGGGGAGTTCGAGCCGGTATATTGGGCCGATGTCGTGACGACAACTACCCACAAAACCCTCCGCGGTCCACGTGGTGGCATGATTCTCTGTAAGGAAGCCTATAGCGAAAGTGTTGACAAGGGTTGTCCCTTGGTAATCGGAGGACCTCTTCCCCATGTAATGGCTGCAAAAGCCGTTGCCTTCTGCGAAGCCCTTGATGATTCTTTCAAACTGTATGCCCAGAAAATTGTAGAGAATTCCAAGGCTTTGGCTGAAGCCTGCCTTGCAGAAGGAATTCCTGTAGCAACCGGTGGGTCGGATAACCACCTGATGCTTCTCGATGTTACCAGTTTCGGCCTTAACGGAAGGCAGGCTGAGTCTGCTTTGCGGGAATGTGGTGTTACCCTCAACAGGAATGCCTTGCCCTTCGACCCCAACGGGCCTTGGTACACCAGTGGTTTGCGTATAGGGACCCCTGCGGTAACTACCTTGGGTATGGGCAAAGAGGAAATGAAGGAAATCGCTTCGATCATTGCTCTTGTACTGAAAAATACCCGGCCAGCCAGGATAACCAAGGGTGAAAAGGCTGGACAGGCAAGTAAGGCTAAGACTGTCACTGATCCTGCTGTGATCAAAGAAGCCGGGGAAAGGGTAGTTGCCCTCCTCGAGACCTTTAAGCTGTATCCCCAGTTGGATTTGGAATTCCTTCAGGAATTTTTTCCTCTCGACAACAAGTAA
- the gcvH gene encoding glycine cleavage system protein GcvH has translation MSKIPQELRYSKDHEWVRIEGEKAYVGITDHAQEALGEIVFVELPPLHEHYDQGEEISNVESVKAASAIINPLGGEVISVNDSLDGSPELVNEDCYTHYLYVLGSYSKADYDGLLTSKEYGSFLESL, from the coding sequence ATGAGTAAGATTCCTCAAGAATTACGTTACAGTAAAGACCATGAGTGGGTTCGCATTGAAGGCGAAAAGGCTTATGTCGGTATTACCGACCATGCCCAGGAAGCCTTGGGTGAGATAGTTTTTGTGGAGTTGCCTCCACTGCATGAACATTACGACCAAGGGGAAGAGATTTCCAACGTCGAGAGTGTAAAGGCGGCTTCGGCAATCATCAACCCCTTAGGTGGTGAGGTCATATCTGTCAATGACAGTCTTGACGGCTCCCCTGAACTGGTCAACGAAGACTGCTATACGCATTACCTGTATGTCCTTGGATCTTATTCCAAGGCCGATTACGATGGATTGCTGACAAGCAAAGAGTATGGTTCGTTTCTCGAATCACTGTAA
- the gcvPA gene encoding aminomethyl-transferring glycine dehydrogenase subunit GcvPA: protein MIYPYIPHTDEDRKQMLDAIGMDSFDDLYKDLSEDLLLGESVPISQGRTEDEVIRMITSIAQRNVKGIPFLGCGCYDHIIPSTVEAIASLPSFVTAYTPYQAEMSQGILQAIYEFQSMVCEITGMDVSNASLYDGANAIVEAASTSLSAKRRSTTILVSPTIHPFSLQVLHTWAMGTNRTITLLPEKNGLCDFSSLEDYLNDDVGSLIVQTPNRYGFLEDYTAIADLVHAKGALFAISSDLLSLGMQKSPAEWGADIAVGDTQSLGLPLAFGGPACGYMAVTKELMRKIPGRIVGASVDGQGRRGYTLTLQAREQHIKREHATSNVCSNQALSALMTTVHLSSLGWSGMEEATKQSYIKAHYLAYHLAQLPGVTLLWDSPFWCEFPLVFSDQKKMRKFIQELRNEGIFAGVRLGALTRDSKDEMVLLVAVTEKRSREELELYLAAARRVMN from the coding sequence ATGATATATCCGTATATTCCACACACCGACGAAGATCGAAAGCAAATGCTCGATGCAATCGGGATGGATTCCTTTGATGATCTTTACAAAGATCTTAGTGAAGATTTGTTGCTAGGTGAATCAGTTCCGATCAGCCAGGGAAGGACAGAGGATGAAGTTATCAGGATGATAACTTCCATCGCACAGCGAAATGTGAAAGGAATTCCCTTTTTGGGTTGTGGTTGTTACGATCATATCATTCCTTCAACGGTTGAGGCGATTGCTAGTCTTCCTTCCTTTGTTACAGCCTATACTCCCTACCAGGCTGAGATGAGCCAGGGCATTCTGCAAGCCATTTATGAATTCCAGAGCATGGTATGTGAGATTACCGGTATGGATGTTTCCAATGCCTCACTCTATGACGGGGCAAATGCCATTGTCGAGGCAGCCTCGACTTCCCTGTCTGCGAAACGGCGTTCAACGACTATTCTCGTTTCACCGACCATTCACCCCTTTTCCTTGCAGGTCTTGCATACCTGGGCAATGGGAACCAATCGTACCATTACCTTGCTTCCCGAAAAAAACGGCTTGTGTGATTTCAGCTCCTTGGAAGACTATCTGAACGACGACGTTGGGTCCTTGATTGTCCAGACCCCCAATAGGTATGGGTTCCTTGAAGATTACACTGCAATTGCAGATCTTGTGCATGCCAAGGGTGCCTTGTTTGCCATCAGTAGTGATTTGCTTTCTTTGGGAATGCAGAAAAGCCCTGCTGAATGGGGAGCTGACATTGCAGTGGGGGACACCCAGTCACTGGGTCTTCCCCTTGCTTTCGGAGGCCCTGCCTGTGGCTATATGGCTGTTACCAAAGAGTTGATGCGCAAGATTCCAGGAAGGATTGTCGGGGCCTCTGTCGACGGACAGGGCAGAAGAGGCTATACCCTTACCCTCCAGGCACGGGAACAACATATCAAGCGTGAACATGCTACAAGCAATGTCTGCTCAAACCAAGCACTTTCCGCTCTTATGACTACAGTCCACCTTTCATCCCTCGGATGGTCTGGAATGGAAGAAGCTACGAAGCAGAGCTATATCAAGGCACATTACCTTGCCTATCATCTTGCCCAGTTGCCAGGGGTGACCCTGCTGTGGGATTCCCCCTTCTGGTGTGAATTCCCCTTGGTTTTCTCCGACCAGAAGAAAATGAGGAAATTTATCCAGGAACTCAGGAATGAGGGCATCTTTGCCGGGGTAAGGCTGGGGGCTCTTACAAGGGACAGCAAGGACGAAATGGTTCTTCTGGTTGCCGTGACTGAGAAAAGGAGCCGTGAGGAACTTGAACTGTATCTCGCTGCGGCAAGGAGGGTAATGAATTGA